One Vigna unguiculata cultivar IT97K-499-35 chromosome 11, ASM411807v1, whole genome shotgun sequence DNA window includes the following coding sequences:
- the LOC114169364 gene encoding pentatricopeptide repeat-containing protein At5g24830 gives MAETAIFFAATGEPPLLRFFNSTFLYVKRNLIAHILRSLNDAFSHHRICCDVDAAVEKKCEVYAGDSSSNDTSFGADENGRHAVFNVLDTMLKDSLERLKMMRENLCLVKIGLTMGYACEFKYAEHTATIRSLCLESKLGAALWLRRKMVMKGVAPDVFTHNHIVNGLCKSGFLEKADWIVREMLAFGPGPNCATYNTLIKGYCTVNDMDRALFLFSTMSNAGVLPNRVTCNILVRALCEKGLLKGAKRMLEEILKDDDEKDITDLVTSTIFMDNYFKRGAIIQAISLWNEMVQNCTKVDVVAYNVLIHGFCKSLQMNLAYGYACEMYKKGLLPDVFTYNILIGALCKEGKISEACYTLGVMSSMGIMPDEITYQLVIRGLCFDGEIARAKSLLRSMLNNLIVPKPLIWNLLIDFYGRYNDLSNALFTRDQMLAFGVHPNVFTYNALILAQVKDDNFYGACSLKEEMLSKDIFPDVVTYNLLIGAACNLGRPDFALQLHDEMVRRGYEPDLITYTEIVRVFCIRGKMKEAEELYGKILKSGLLNDHVPVQILFNKYCNLEEPVRAFNFYQDWLESKRGSHPYYI, from the exons ATGGCGGAAACCGCAATTTTCTTCGCCGCCACCGGAGAACCTCCTCTGCTACGATTCTTCAACAGCACCTTTCTCTACGTCAAACGGAACCTCATCGCTCACATTCTCCGCTCCCTAAACGACGCCTTCTCACACCACAG GATTTGCTGCGACGTCGACGCAGCGGTCGAGAAAAAGTGCGAGGTGTACGCGGGAGATTCCTCGTCGAACGACACGAGTTTCGGCGCCGACGAGAATGGACGGCACGCCGTTTTCAATGTGCTGGATACTATGCTTAAGGATAGTTTAGAGCGGCTGAAGATGATGAG GGAAAATCTATGTTTGGTAAAGATAGGTCTAACTATGGGATATGCTTGTGAATTCAAGTATGCTGAACATACAGCTACTATTAGGAGTTTGTGCTTGGAAAGTAAGTTGGGAGCAGCTCTTTGGCTTCGAAGGAAAATGGTTATGAAAGGTGTTGCTCCTGATGTGTTTACCCACAACCATATTGTAAACGGGCTGTGCAAAAGTGGTTTTCTGGAGAAAGCAGATTGGATTGTTAGAGAGATGCTAGCATTTGGTCCTGGTCCCAATTGCGCGACTTATAACACTTTGATCAAGGGCTATTGCACTGTTAATGACATGGACAGGGCTTTGTTTCTATTCTCCACCATGTCCAATGCTGGGGTTCTGCCAAACAGGGTTACTTGTAATATACTGGTGCGTGCTCTGTGTGAGAAAGGTCTTCTAAAGGGAGCTAAAAGGATGCTCGAAGAAATATTGAAGGATGATGACGAGAAAGATATAACTGATTTAGTGACCTCTACTATATTTATGGATAACTACTTTAAGAGAGGAGCAATTATTCAGGCTATTAGTCTTTGGAATGAGATGGTTCAAAATTGTACTAAAGTTGATGTTGTAGCTTATAATGTTCTTATCCATGGATTTTGCAAGAGTCTACAAATGAACCTTGCATATGGATATGCATGCGAGATGTATAAGAAAGGTTTACTTCCTGATGTTTTTACGTATAATATTCTTATCGGTGCTCTTTGCAAGGAAGGTAAAATTAGTGAGGCTTGCTATACCCTTGGAGTCATGTCTAGTATGGGAATTATGCCTGATGAAATTACATACCAGCTTGTGATTCGAGGCCTTTGTTTTGATGGAGAGATTGCTAGAGCAAAAAGCTTGCTTAGGTCTATGTTGAACAATTTAATAGTGCCCAAGCCTTTAATATGGAACCTACTAATTGACTTCTACGGACGATATAATGATCTTAGCAATGCACTTTTTACAAGAGATCAGATGCTAGCTTTTGGTGTTCACCCAAATGTATTTACTTACAATGCTTTAATTCTTGCACAAGTGAAAGATGACAATTTCTATGGTGCTTGCTCTCTGAAGGAAGAGATGCTTTCAAAGGATATTTTTCCTGATGTGGTTACCTATAATTTATTGATAGGTGCTGCCTGTAACTTAGGACGTCCTGATTTTGCTCTTCAATTACATGATGAGATGGTGCGGAGAGGGTATGAACCAGATTTAATAACTTATACTGAAATTGTTAGGGTGTTCTGTATTAGAGGTAAGATGAAAGAGGCAGAGGAGCTATATGGCAAAATACTAAAATCTGGTTTATTGAATGATCATGTTCCAGTGCAGATTCTATTTAACAAATACTGCAACTTAGAGGAACCAGTTAGAGCATTTAATTTCTATCAAGACTGGTTAGAAAGTAAAAGGGGCAGTCATCCGTATTACATTTGA